The DNA segment AGGACAATTCTATGATCGACTCGGGCTTGGTCGCGCAAAGGCTCAATGGCACTTACGGGGAATATGACCTGGGTTGAACAGGGAGATGGCGTTGCGATTCGTGGTTAAGCCGGGCTTTCTCTTTGTTCAAGAGACGCAGGTTCTGCATACTGACGAGAACGCTGATTGACGGTGGCCTATGACTAGAGAAAGCAGTATCAGTACACCGATAACCCGACGGGGTAAGAGGGCTCAGTGTAGCGGAGAAGTGTGTTTCTCCCTATTGACGCTGCAAAGCCATGGTAGTCTTGGTCACGCGTGTTTAAAGATAAGGGAGGGATCAAAGGGGAAGAAAAATGGATTTAGGAGGGAGGACAACGACAGGGAAAGCAGGAGGGGTCGAAACCATCCTGTCGATCTAAGAACAAGTAGCATAAAGGTTGAACAATACAGCTTCGCTGAACACAAGAGCTTGGACAAGGATATCCAATGCGCTCAGTTCTTGTGCTAATGTTCGTAATGCATCATCGTTCCGGTGTTTGTGCTCACGAGtccagtcttcttgtctctgcGCTACTCATAGAACCATATAGAATCCAGGACCGCTGTTGGTACTCAGCGAGCCTCCCACTTGACCTGCAAGTGAGCAGTGCTGGGCAACCGGCCGGTTGGCATTTTGTGCGAGCTGCCGgaccccccccccccccccacaCACACTTCGTCCTTGTTCCATCCGTGTCAAAAACAAAGCtagcaaagagtcccctaagcttaggctaagGTTACCTAAGTATCCTCATCGCTTAGGGTGAagatcctaagttttctttcctccccaCAACCTTTCCCTCCACTCTCCTCCTTTCTCCCGTCGGCACCAAAACAGAACAGAGGTCAGAGGAGATTCTTCTTTTTAGTTCGCGTTCTTCtagttcttctctttctggtAGGCCAAGGCGCCTGCCTTCCCGAATCAGAACGCGGGCTGCATTCAACTCTCTACTTCATTGCGGACCAGACCGACATCCTCATGCGCTCATCTGCCCTGTTGTCTTAAATCAAGGTAAGTCGGGAAGTGCGGCACCAAGCCGACCGTCCTTTCCTTGATGTATCAAACTGCTTGTACTGAcgacgatggcaagatcTCAAGAGAACGACtttctctccaagatcatcgccaCCAGAACCAACGCAACAATGGCCAACGAGCCCGGTGACTCTGCTGCGCGTAAATTGAACGGCAGATCTCCAGTTGCCCATGCACTCtattgcatcttcaacaacgttCACCAATGTTCTAGTCCACCCTCTAAGCCTGAGATTGATGAACCCTACTTCGCGACAGTTCCACTGGAACCCCGTCTCTTCGAGGACTTCCGCCCGCTACTGGACCAGGTCTTCCAGTGCTACGATTACAGCGTCAACGACGGCATCGTAACCACCAGAGTGGGACCCAAGAACCACGACGACATAttagctttatgctgtagccattggtcagtcatcgtggtatcgatgtctaagttgtgggctagaagtgttatttgcagttgaggcttgtggctaagagcttattccggcagagagaacctagaacCACGACGACTATGCTACCGAATTCGGCGTCTTGATCCGCAAGCTAATCGGTAGCTCTCTGGGCAGGGAACCCTACAATGTCAGAGTCCAGCACTACCAAGACCGACAGACGAATATTCGTGAGTATGGTATGGCTTCGCCGAAGTGGTCGCATGAGGATTCGATTGCGTGACCCTCGCGCCAAGAAGCCGggccttgtcttccttgtcggATATTCTCAAATCGAGGATGCCCTTGAGAAGGTCGCCAAAGACTACATCGTCGAGACCAAGGGCGTTGTCACTACAGTAGTCTGCTTCGATATCAAGGGTCACCAGCGCCCTTCATCCGTGTCCCTTTGGCTCGCGAAACAGAATCCCGAATCGGAGACTGTTGAAGCAGTTTGCGCCATGGAACCAGCGGTAGGTTTCCCCGGCGCTTAGTGCGTGCAGGCCAAAGGCTAACTCACCCACCCTTGACAGATGTTTCAAGATGCTGACGGTGACCATGTCTTCAATGACAAGTCTCTCAAACTCCGACTCTCCGACATCCTGATGGAGACGGATTCGGACGAGTGCCCGCTCCCATGGCTTCCCTTCCATCAGCTCAGCTTCTATCTCCAAATGGCTAAGGCTTAGTCCGAAGGAGGCTCAGGATAGACCTTTCTTCAGCACGCTTCCATGTAGTATCATAAAAGGGGTAGTTATGTCCCGCAGGGGCTCTTGTTCACCTTTGGACGACACTTTATCGCTTGTAAGGGGGTGACAAAGAATCGGGTTAGATGTGTGGAGCGGATACTATAGATTAGTTCACACAGCTAATAAGACACCGTTCAAAGGGCAAGCCCCTGTCTTTTCTAGATTGCTTTTTCGTGGCCCTTGTGGCTGACCAGCTTCGCCTCAGGCTCAGAAGCTAGCGGATATCCCTGTTAGTTTAGGCAACGCCCTTTTCTCCCCTGCTGCACTGTTCGGTCGCTTAGTGTTGAGACCAGCGGGAGGAGAGAAAACTCAGGACTATAACCCCAAGTGATAAAGATAattaggtaaatttagcctcAACTTACCACATTCTCCACTAGGTTTGTTCGATATCCTATAGTAAGGTCtggagttttcttgctccctgggGCCAGGTCCTTTGAGCCCAAACCTAGGGTGAGGCTGTTTCTTTGTTCACTCAATGGCCAGGCGTTGAGCCAAGCAGAAGGCTGTGTGGCGAGGCGGGAGTTCTAAGAATCGCCATTAGCGGTAGAAATGCACTAGTGCGATGTCTCTCGGCTATGTCTCTGGTTCCCAGCCTGTCATTCAACAAGATAGACTATTGGCGCAACTTGACCGCCAGGATTGACTGTACCTTCAGCTACATTCAACGCCACCATTTGCAAGTTCAGGGGTTTTTGAGACTAGCAAGGCCGAGCTAAAGCACTGGGATCCTGAATAGCTTGTGAGGGAAATGGTGTAAAATGATTTGTCGCAATTCCCCTCCATTAGCTGAACGTCATCGGGGGATTAAGATTGGATCAGCGACCGCTGATGTTGTCAACTTTGGAAATTAGTATCTGGTTTCTCTTTCTCCATTTGATGTCGTGAACCCTTCTATGTTCTATAAATATCCAAGTTTGCTTCCCTTCGGTCTGCTTCACCCCTGCAGTCATACATTGTTCCGTGCGCTGTAGCAGGTTTATCTTGAGCTACACATTACAAGGATGCCTCTGGTCATTCATGACCTCATGAGGCGTTCATTGAGGCACAATAGGATCTTTTGAGCTTGGCAACGCCCAGTCGGTCTGGCCCTGTTGGGCATTTATGACGTGTCTTTTCTTTCGCAGTTCCCATGATTTCAGTCTCCATAATGCCAACACTTCTGTAACGGCGTGTATCTGTGCTCCTAGcttgctctcttctcaataTCTGAGATATGAGTGACCAAAATGCGAGCTGTACTCTTCCGGCTAATATAGACCAGTGCCCTTTTAATCACTTCCATTACCATCCCTTCCCAGCAGCGAAAAACGTGGCATTCTTTCCATTTGGCTTCCATCGAAGCTTCCATGGCCTACTAGGTCTCGTTTCCCAAGCACGTTCAACCCCACTACTTCGGTCAGATCTCTGGACCTTACTAGTCACTATGCCACCTCACTTCCGCAATCTCGACAGTGACAATGTTTCTGGTGGCCCCCAAGCCTCAGATGGCAGTTCTACCCAAACTTTCCCACAGAGAGTCACGGAAGAGTCCCCGTCGTCTCCTCCAATTCTCTCTGATCAGTCTTCAGCTCGCATCCGTGACActcctccagcatcaccCCATGGACAGAATCTGGGCGATCGGCGGCGATCTTCTACTTCAATCGGAGGTCGTCTCGCGGCTCCCCGACGGAGATTAGGTGTTATCAACTCTCGACGCGACTCACAGCGGTCTGTTGATAGAACTCCAAACCGAGTAGTTCGTCCACGTCACCGCACGCGTACTATTCGTGACAATCGACGAACCGGAAGCTTCCTACATTACGTCTCTtctgttgaggatctcagTCGAGCCATCTCTGGCGTGCAACAGACTGGCCAGCCGCAGCGTGGGGATAGGCAACCCCTTGCGAGTCATCCTTCGGAAATGCCTCCCAGAAGAACCCGCACCTTCCGGGTTCGGTCATGGAGAGATCCTCCCACACCAAACCTCCTGTTCCCAATCCCCGAGCACCATGTACTCGGTCAATCGATTCATACACCGGGGCCTCagccatctcatccatcagccAACAGGGTGACAACCCCGCCTGCCGAAGCCGTGCGGGAGCTTTCTCGCCTGAGCATCGATTCTCAGGGGAGTACGGATAGCGACAGCACCGAGCATGACACTCAGCCTCCTGTCCGTCCGAACCGCCTCCGGTATCCAGGACACGTACTCTATTGCGACTGCTCAGTGTGTGATATGTTGAATGAGCCTTGTAGCCCTTAATTCGGTTAGACCGTTTGAATGTGGCGGTATTGGATATGGGTTGCTGAACTGGGCCTACATTGGACGTTTTGAGGCTACAAGTGTTACTGCGCAGTGGCTGTGGTAGTCATTAGAGTATagacttttctttttgtATTTATTGATGTCGGTACTGAGAGCTTTGCATTTGTATTCGCTTTTCGCAAGACGTAGCCTCTTCTTGTATCAAAAGCCTTGGGCTGATATAACAGAACTATTGTTGATACGATTGGTTAATGTAAGACAATAGTTCGGAGCTGTACAGTTGAATATGTATAAGTAGGTTATTGATGATAATTATTCATCAATAGCATGTATCTTGATGCCTGATGTACTGGCCTGTCTTCATCGTAGACTCACTGCCAAACATGCCTTGGTCCGCTTAAACGACATTCACATCTCCTAGGAGGCTAAtaaatgcatgcatgcaaAACACTATTCGTGTACTGAACTATCATTTTAAAGTTCTACTACAACTCAAACAGCGCAAAACCGGTGTCAGTTCCAAACATATGTTTTGACTGCCGTCTCAGGGCTCGAAGTattgtcgtctttggtgttgatcctGATGCTCAGGGAACATGGTAGCATAGAATTCAGTCCATCCACCCATTCTGACCCGTAGAAGATTATACTTTTCCGGATCTTTCACCGCCTCTTCATAGGTCTTCACATTTGCACAAGTGAGCGTGATCAAGTTTCCACCAACTGTACCCTGTGCGTATTTCTTGACAAACTTTTTCAAGTCTTCAAGCGGAAAGGCTTCATCAATGTTCATGTCCACAGGCGACGCGTTCGAAAGCCCGTACGTCACAGCGTCGGATTTGTAACTCTCCATGGCTTGGTATATGTTTCTGAAGGCAGGATTGGGAGGTAGGTCTTGTGCAGCTGGGACAGGAGAAAGGTCAGATGCAATGGGCATGCCGTTACGGCGACCATCGGCTGAGGCACCACAAGGCGCGCCGTCACCGACATAACCTTCAAAAGTACCGATGCCAGGAGTGATGACAAACTTTATGTCTTGGCCGGGGTGGTTCTCAGCGATCtgttgcttttgctgatCCAGAGCTGGAGAGTTGAACTTGGTGACACAAAGTCTCACAAGATTCTCAATGAGCCAGTCCCCAAGGCGGTTCACCTCCTTGTCACCGCTCCCCCACTTTGGCAACGCGAGTGCCATAGCTCTCAGCTGTTGGTATCGCACGCCATACTGGGCCGCACTAGCAGCGCCAAGGTGACGATCCTGGAAAGGCTCAATCATGTTGAAACCCCAGTCATTGATGAGACAGTCGACAAGTTCAGGAAGCGTAGTCATTGCAGTGTCTTCATCATACACCAGCTTCTGTATAGCAAACAGCGAATCAATGGTATTGGAGACTCCAATACATAGTGGTGCCATGATGTGAAAGCGTGCACCGCCATCGGTCAGGTCGATGCCCTTCTCAACACATCCATCAATCAAGACAGACAGGAGAGGGCTCGGGCATATATCAGCGAGATTCCCGTAGTTCTCCAACATGACATTATAGCACTGGATAACAAGCCATTCCAGTTGTTCCAGGAAGATTTCTTGGAGCTGCTTGAACGTCTTGATCTTGTGGGCCGGCAGCGATCGAAAGGTTTGCTTCAGCCCACGAAGACTCTCGGGCCCAGCAGCACCATAGGTCGCTCCTTGGTTGATGGTTTGCTCCAGAGCAAGCATTGGCTGGACATTGTTGAAGGTGAACTCTGATGCTCCCGCGAACATGGGTTCGTAGCAGCCATCAGCAGCATAATTCCTCGACCAAGCTGTGCTAACGAGGTCGGGATCCGAATCTCTCAAGCCCTTGCACAGCTTGTCGTCATTATAGAGAATTGGCTGCGCACCTCCAGCAAGGATtgccttggcagcttcatcaagatacTCTTCTGGCATGTCCTTGTAAACACGGAGTGATAGAGTAGGAGCATTGACGGGTATACGCCGCGAGGCCTTGAGACACAACATGGTGACCTCATTGGCGCCGCCTTCTGGGGTCTCGCTGTCTGTCGCCTTGTAGCCACCGACAGTAACTTGCTGAACCCATTGATTGATGCCACCTCCCTGGGGAAAATTACCGCCCACGCCACAAACAGCTGTGGTTCCATATGACACGTAGTCGTAGATAAAGGCGCGATTGACGAAGGCGTTCTCTCCAATCTTTAGCCAGAGACAGTCCACAATCTCTTGGGCACGATCCAAAGAAATACTGTCCTTCTCCAGGAATGGCCAAAGGATCTGGTCCAGACGACCCAGAGCAGTCAATTCGCCGACGAGATGCAGGCAACAGTGCATCGAAAAGATTAGCTGCACTGCATCTTGGAAGTCTCTTGGTGGATGATGGACGAGATGTGCCAATCGCTTGGAGacatcttccatgttggccttgtcatcttcattcgAGGCGTGAGAAGCTGCATTTTGTGCCAATATTGTCCAGTTGCGCAAGTAGCCTTGCACTCCTTTGATGGACAAGAGAGCAGAACGGAAGAAGGATTTctccttggcttggctggcatTGTCAGCTTTGACTTGCAGCTCGCTGTGGAGTCCACCCAAGCCCTTTTGAACGAGACGCTCATAGTCAGGAACTACATGACCCATGGCAGACCACTCATTGAGTGAGCCCTTAAGCCAAGCACCAATAGTCTCCTCCTTCGACAGGTATGGGATAACCTCTTTTCCGCGGCCCAGAGTAAAATCCGGAATAACGCCAACGATGAGCTCTTTGGGATCAATGCGAAGCAAGCCGTTGAAGCGAGCTGTTTTGGACTCTGGGTCTGAGAGTGACAGTGTGAGTGTTTTCAGATTTGCGAGACCTTTACGAACTGGGACAGGCTCTTTCATGACTttgtccttttcttccttggtgTCATAGAAGTGGGTAAGCTCAGGAAGTCTCGGGAAGTTCTGCTTATCCATCCAGCCATCGCGCCAATGAGAGAATGTCCTTCCAAGCAAGCTCAGGAGCCGATCGTTGGGAGGATCACCGCCAATGTAGCGACCTTGAGACATCTGATGAAGGTAGTCCTGAGAGTTGTAAAATAGATAGCCATTGGGGCTTCTGATGTCCCAGTGCGAATCTTCCATTACATCGTTGAGGCTCGTCACAGCAGGGACGCCCAGTTCCTTTGCAGCAGGGACATACCAGTACCCACCACTATGGGCCTTGACAACATCCATCAATCTATCGAGGGGATTCTCTGGCTCGTGGCCCAATAGATGTTTCAGAATGTGCTCGAAGCGGGGTTGTTCGTTGCAAAACGCAACAAACATGAGTCCCTTCTCACGGCCAGCATGACCTCCACTGTTACCAAACGACAGCGCTTGACGCAGAATCTTtcgctggtcttggttcttgTCCCTGATGTGAGCGCGATGAATGTGTGAGTGAGTCGCATGCTGAGGCAGGGAAGCGCCATCCGGATTGCGAccaaccatctcatcctcagtaTCTCCACTTTGAGTGGCAATGCGAGGCCAGTCAAAGGTGAACTTCTGAGTAAAGGCAAAGCTAGCACCACGATATTCTTCCGGGCTGCTGATGAGAACGTCTTCAGCCAAGCTGATGGGATCATTggggttggtgatgccatcaACGTAACGTCCGCCGCCAACGCGGATATCCTTTCGTTTGCCGGCCACGACCTTGTCAATGGTCATggagatggcttcaagggGTTTCTCAACTTTGCTCACAATCTTGGCCGCCAGGTCCTTGGATGTGGCCTTGATATAGAGGACAACATCGCCGCCGGTGTTGCGGAACTTGATCTTGCGGTCAAGAATCTCTGTGTGAATGGGTATATCGCGTCCACTCCACGAGCCCCAAAGCTTGGGACAAAAGGCAGCTACAAGGCCGCACTTGGTGTAATTGTTTGCAATATCTTGTGCAAGGCTTTGCAAAATGCTGAGAATTGCCTTTTTGGTCTCTTCGTCGTGGCTTTTGAGACGAATAGTCAGGACTTGGCCAAAGGAGGCTGGCAGAGGCAAGCCACGCTGGGCACCAAATAGGATGTCGTTAATACCCATGACTTGGTAATGTAGTATTCTTACAGATAACAAGAAGTAACCATAGATGTAAGGATATTGTGTGCTGATTATCGCCTGCTGCTCTTCTCCTTATGAATCTGCACAGCTTGGACAGCTCAATGATCCAATACTACGATACTAACTAACGTAGCATGGGATATCATGCAGGTTGCTCTTCTGGGTTGTTCAGCTAGCCACAGGGTATATGATATCCACTGATGTGCTTTTAAAGTAGACAGAAAGGCCAATAGTTCGCTGACAACTAGCTCATGTGCCATTGGTTACCCCATAGCTTGCCATGCATGGCGTGAGGGGAAATCCTACTGTGTATACCAGTTCTGCACTGACTTGCTTTTCTATGGTGAAAGATGTCCCAGAGAACAGGTGTTTCAAGATTCTAAGAAATTATAAATAGCCATAAATTTTGACTGAGGCATTCATTGtatgaaaggaaaagaaatcTGACTGGCCAGGGGCAATACTCACAAACGGCACGTACAGTATCCTCAATGCAGCACATGAGCCGAGCTGAAACAATAATCGTCATCATGGGCAAGGAATCCCGCAAATGGTCACCACTGACATGTATGTCTCACAATCGAGGCCAGGCGGTGTGATAAGAAGCATTCTGCAGACTTGTCCCAGGCTTGTTCTACAATGCGGACATAACTCTGAATGGTATGCTGAGACAAGTGCA comes from the Fusarium verticillioides 7600 chromosome 11, whole genome shotgun sequence genome and includes:
- a CDS encoding hypothetical protein (At least one base has a quality score < 10), which encodes MGINDILFGAQRGLPLPASFGQVLTIRLKSHDEETKKAILSILQSLAQDIANNYTKCGLVAAFCPKLWGSWSGRDIPIHTEILDRKIKFRNTGGDVVLYIKATSKDLAAKIVSKVEKPLEAISMTIDKVVAGKRKDIRVGGGRYVDGITNPNDPISLAEDVLISSPEEYRGASFAFTQKFTFDWPRIATQSGDTEDEMVGRNPDGASLPQHATHSHIHRAHIRDKNQDQRKILRQALSFGNSGGHAGREKGLMFVAFCNEQPRFEHILKHLLGHEPENPLDRLMDVVKAHSGGYWYVPAAKELGVPAVTSLNDVMEDSHWDIRSPNGYLFYNSQDYLHQMSQGRYIGGDPPNDRLLSLLGRTFSHWRDGWMDKQNFPRLPELTHFYDTKEEKDKVMKEPVPVRKGLANLKTLTLSLSDPESKTARFNGLLRIDPKELIVGVIPDFTLGRGKEVIPYLSKEETIGAWLKGSLNEWSAMGHVVPDYERLVQKGLGGLHSELQVKADNASQAKEKSFFRSALLSIKGVQGYLRNWTILAQNAASHASNEDDKANMEDVSKRLAHLVHHPPRDFQDAVQLIFSMHCCLHLVGELTALGRLDQILWPFLEKDSISLDRAQEIVDCLWLKIGENAFVNRAFIYDYVSYGTTAVCGVGGNFPQGGGINQWVQQVTVGGYKATDSETPEGGANEVTMLCLKASRRIPVNAPTLSLRVYKDMPEEYLDEAAKAILAGGAQPILYNDDKLCKGLRDSDPDLVSTAWSRNYAADGCYEPMFAGASEFTFNNVQPMLALEQTINQGATYGAAGPESLRGLKQTFRSLPAHKIKTFKQLQEIFLEQLEWLVIQCYNVMLENYGNLADICPSPLLSVLIDGCVEKGIDLTDGGARFHIMAPLCIGVSNTIDSLFAIQKLVYDEDTAMTTLPELVDCLINDWGFNMIEPFQDRHLGAASAAQYGVRYQQLRAMALALPKWGSGDKEVNRLGDWLIENLVRLCVTKFNSPALDQQKQQIAENHPGQDIKFVITPGIGTFEGYVGDGAPCGASADGRRNGMPIASDLSPVPAAQDLPPNPAFRNIYQAMESYKSDAVTYGLSNASPVDMNIDEAFPLEDLKKFVKKYAQGTVGGNLITLTCANVKTYEEAVKDPEKYNLLRVRMGGWTEFYATMFPEHQDQHQRRQYFEP